The Cinclus cinclus chromosome 28, bCinCin1.1, whole genome shotgun sequence genome window below encodes:
- the UPF1 gene encoding regulator of nonsense transcripts 1 isoform X1: MSVEAYGPSSQTLTFLDTEEAELLGADTQGSEFEFTDFTLPSQTQTPPGPGQAGPAQGQGPPGAGQGAPGPLEAQVNGPDGILQNGAVDENVAKTSQLLAELNFEEDEEDTYYTKDLPVHACSYCGIHDPACVVYCNTSKKWFCNGRGNTSGSHIVNHLVRAKCKEVTLHKDGPLGETVLECYNCGCRNVFLLGFIPAKADSVVVLLCRQPCASQSSLKDINWDSSQWQPLIQDRCFLSWLVKIPSEQEQLRARQITAQQINKLEELWKENPSATLEDLEKPGVDEEPQHVLLRYEDAYQYQNIFGPLVKLEADYDKKLKESQTQDNITVRWDLGLNKKRIAYFTLPKTDSDMRLMQGDEICLRYKGDLAPLWKGIGHVIKVPDSSTDYGDEIAIELRSSVGAPVEVTHNFQVDFVWKSTSFDRMQSALKTFAVDETSVSGYIYHKLLGHEVEDVIIKCQLPKRFTAQGLPDLNHSQVYAVKTVLQRPLSLIQGPPGTGKTVTSATIVYHLARQGNGPVLVCAPSNIAVDQLTEKIHQTGLKVVRLCAKSREAIDSPVSFLALHNQIRNMDSMPELQKLQQLKDETGELSSADEKRYRALKRTAERELLMNADVICCTCVGAGDPRLAKMQFRSILIDESTQATEPECMVPVVLGAKQLILVGDHCQLGPVVMCKKAAKAGLSQSLFERLVVLGIRPIRLQVQYRMHPALSAFPSNIFYEGSLQNGVTAADRVKKGFDFQWPQPDKPMFFYVTQGQEEIASSGTSYLNRTEAANVEKITTKLLKAGAKPDQIGIITPYEGQRSYLVQYMQFSGSLHTKLYQEVEIASVDAFQGREKDFIILSCVRANEHQGIGFLNDPRRLNVALTRARYGVIIVGNPKALSKQPLWNHLLNYYKEQKVLVEGPLNNLRESLMQFSKPRKLVNTINPGARFMTTAMYDAREAIIPGSVYDRSSQGRPSNMYFQTHDQIGMISAGPSHVTAMNIPIPFNLVMPPMPPPGYFGQANGPAAGRGAPKGKTGRGGRQKNRFGIPGTSQSNLPNSQASQDVVSQPFSQGPLTQGYISMSQPSQMSQPGLSQPELSQDSYLGDEFKSQIDVALSQDSTYQGERAYQHGGVTGLSQY; encoded by the exons ATGAGCGTGGAGGCGTACGGCCCCAGCTCGCAGACCCTCACCTTCCTGGACACCGAGGAGGCCGAACTGCTCGGCGCGGACACGCAGGGCTCCGAGTTCGAGTTCACCGACTTCACCCTCCCCAGCCAGACCCAGACCCCGCCCGGGCCCGGCCAGGCGGGGCCGGCTCAGGGCCAGGGGCCTCCCGGTGCGGGGCAGGGAGCTCCGGGCCCGCTGGAAGCGCAG GTGAATGGTCCTGATGGGATCTTGCAGAACGGAGCTGTGGATGAGAATGTGGCCAAGAccagccagctcctggcagagctcaactttgaggaggatgaggaggacaCTTATTACACCAAGGATCTGCCTGTGCATGCCTGCAg TTACTGTGGGATCCACGACCCTGCCTGTGTGGTTTACTGCAACACCAGCAAGAAATGGTTCTGCAACGGCCGTGGAAACACCTCTGGCAG CCACATCGTGAACCACCTGGTGAGAGCCAAGTGCAAGGAGGTGACCCTGCACAAGGATGGACCTTTGGGAGAGACAGTCCTGGAGTGCTACAACTGCGGCTGCCGCAACGTCTTCCTGCTGGGCTTCATCCCTGCCAAGGCTGACTCCGTGGTGGTTCTGCTGTGCAG GCAGCCGTGTGCCAGCCAGAGCAGCTTGAAGGACATCAACTGGGACAGTTCCCAGTGGCAGCCCCTGATCCAGGACCGCTGCTTCCTCTCCTGGCTGGTGAAGATTCCCtcggagcaggagcagctccggGCCCGGCAGATCACAGCCCAGCAGATCAACAAACTGGAGGAGCTCTGGAAG GAAAATCCATCTGCAACTCTGGAGGACTTGGAAAAACCTGGTGTTGATGAGGAACCTCAACATGTCCTGCTTAGATATGAAGATGCTTATCAATACCAAAATATATTTGGTCCTCTGGTCAAGCTTGAGGCAGATTATGACAAGAAACTCAAGGAATCTCAG ACCCAAGATAACATCACAGTCAGGTGGGACCTGGGCTTGAACAAGAAGAGAATTGCTTATTTTACTTTGCCAAAGACTGATTCAG ACATGCGCCTCATGCAAGGAGATGAGATCTGCCTGAGGTACAAGGGAGACCTGGCCCCACTCTGGAAAGGAATTGGGCACGTGATCAAAGTTCCTGATA GTTCTACAGATTATGGTGATGAGATTGCCATCGAGCTGAGGAGCAGCGTGGGAGCTCCCGTGGAGGTCACCCACAACTTCCAGGTGGATTTTGTGTGGAAGTCAACTTCCTTTGACAG GATGCAGAGTGCTCTGAAAACATTTGCAGTGGACGAGACCTCAGTGTCTGGGTACATTTACCACAAACTGCTGGGCCATGAGGTGGAAGATGTCATCATCAAATGCCAGCTGCCAAAACGTTTCACAGCCCAGGGACTCCCTGATCTCAACCACTCTCAG gtttatGCTGTCAAGACCGTCCTGCAGCGTCCTCTGAGCCTTATCCAGGGTccccctggcactgggaaaacAGTGACATCAGCCACCATTGTGTATCACCTGGCCAGGCAGGGCAATGG ACCTGTGCTGGTGTGTGCCCCCAGCAACATCGCCGTGGACCAGCTGACAGAGAAGATCCACCAGACTGGCCTCAAGGTGGTTCGTCTGTGTGCCAAGAGCCGTGAGGCCATCGACTCCCCCGTGTCCTTCCTGGCACTGCACAACCAGATCAGGAACATGGACAG catgCCAGAGCttcagaagctgcagcagctcaagGATGAGACTGGAGAACTTTCCTCTGCTGATGAGAAGCGTTACCGGGCGCTGAAACGCACGGCGGAGAGGGAGCTGCTCATG aaTGCAGATGTGATCTGCTGCACgtgtgtgggagctggagaccCCCGGCTGGCCAAGATGCAGTTCCGCTCCATCCTCATCGACGAGAGCACGCAGGCCACCGAGCCCGAGTGCATGGTGCCCGTGGTCCTGGGGGCCAAGCAG CTGATCCTGGTGGGTGACCACTGCCAGCTGGGGCCCGTGGTGATGTGCAAGAAGGCAGCCAAGGCTGGGCTGTCGCAGTCGCTGTTTGAGAggctggtggtgctgggcaTCCGGCCCATCCGGCTGCAGGTGCAGTACCGCATGCACCCCGCCCTGAGCGCCTTCCCCTCCAACATCTTCTACGAGGGCTCCCTGCAGAACGGGGTCACGGCAG CTGACAGGGTGAAGAAAGGATTTGATTTCCAGTGGCCCCAGCCTGACAAACCCATGTTCTTCTACGTGacccaggggcaggaggagatTGCCAGCTCAGGCACCTCTTACCTCAACAG GACTGAAGCTGCCAACGTGGAGAAGATCACCACGAAGCTGCTGAAGGCGGGGGCCAAGCCTGACCAGATTGGGATCATCACGCCGTACGAGGGCCAGCGCTCGTACCTGGTGCAGTACATGCAGTTCAGTGGCTCCCTGCACACCAAGCTCTACCAG GAAGTGGAAATTGCGAGTGTGGATGCTTtccagggcagggagaaggaTTTCATCATCCTGTCCTGTGTCAGGGCCAATGAACACCAGGGCATTGGCTTCCTCAACGACCCCAGGAGGCTCAACGTGGCCCTGACGAGAGCCAG GTACGGGGTGATCATTGTGGGGAACCCCaaagctctgtccaagcagccCCTCTGGAATCACCTCCTGAATTACTACAAGGAGCAGAAGGTGCTGGTGGAGGGACCCCTGAACAACCTGAGGGAGAGCCTGATGCAGTTCAGCAAACCCCGCAAGCTCGTCAACACCATCAACCCC GGTGCCCGTTTCATGACCACTGCCATGTATGATGCACGTGAGGCCATCATCCCTGGCTCTGTCTACGACCGCAGCAGCCAAG ggcGTCCATCCAACATGTATTTCCAAACCCACGACCAGATTGGGATGATCAGTGCTGGTCCCAGCCACGTCACTGCCATGAACATTCCCATCCCCTTCAACCTCGTCATGCCCCCCATGCCACCCCCGGGGTACTTCGGCCAAGCCAACGGCCCTGCTGCAg GCCGTGGAGCTCCCAAAGGGAAGACCGGCCGCGGCGGGCGGCAGAAAAATCGATTTGGGATTCCTGGCACGAGCCAGTCCAACCTCCCCAACAGCCAGGCCAGCCAGGACGTGGTGTCCCAGCCCTTCTCGCAGGGCCCCCTGACCCAGGGCTACATCTCCATGAGCCAGCCCTCCCAGATGAGCCAGCCCGGGCTCTCCCAGCCCGAATTATCCCAG gACAGTTACCTTGGTGATGAGTTTAAATCCCAGATTGACGTGGCGCTGTCACAGGACTCAACTTACCAGGGAGAACGAGCTTATCAACATGGTGGAGTGACAGGGCTGTCACAGTATTAG
- the UPF1 gene encoding regulator of nonsense transcripts 1 isoform X2 — translation MSVEAYGPSSQTLTFLDTEEAELLGADTQGSEFEFTDFTLPSQTQTPPGPGQAGPAQGQGPPGAGQGAPGPLEAQVNGPDGILQNGAVDENVAKTSQLLAELNFEEDEEDTYYTKDLPVHACSYCGIHDPACVVYCNTSKKWFCNGRGNTSGSHIVNHLVRAKCKEVTLHKDGPLGETVLECYNCGCRNVFLLGFIPAKADSVVVLLCRQPCASQSSLKDINWDSSQWQPLIQDRCFLSWLVKIPSEQEQLRARQITAQQINKLEELWKENPSATLEDLEKPGVDEEPQHVLLRYEDAYQYQNIFGPLVKLEADYDKKLKESQTQDNITVRWDLGLNKKRIAYFTLPKTDSDMRLMQGDEICLRYKGDLAPLWKGIGHVIKVPDNYGDEIAIELRSSVGAPVEVTHNFQVDFVWKSTSFDRMQSALKTFAVDETSVSGYIYHKLLGHEVEDVIIKCQLPKRFTAQGLPDLNHSQVYAVKTVLQRPLSLIQGPPGTGKTVTSATIVYHLARQGNGPVLVCAPSNIAVDQLTEKIHQTGLKVVRLCAKSREAIDSPVSFLALHNQIRNMDSMPELQKLQQLKDETGELSSADEKRYRALKRTAERELLMNADVICCTCVGAGDPRLAKMQFRSILIDESTQATEPECMVPVVLGAKQLILVGDHCQLGPVVMCKKAAKAGLSQSLFERLVVLGIRPIRLQVQYRMHPALSAFPSNIFYEGSLQNGVTAADRVKKGFDFQWPQPDKPMFFYVTQGQEEIASSGTSYLNRTEAANVEKITTKLLKAGAKPDQIGIITPYEGQRSYLVQYMQFSGSLHTKLYQEVEIASVDAFQGREKDFIILSCVRANEHQGIGFLNDPRRLNVALTRARYGVIIVGNPKALSKQPLWNHLLNYYKEQKVLVEGPLNNLRESLMQFSKPRKLVNTINPGARFMTTAMYDAREAIIPGSVYDRSSQGRPSNMYFQTHDQIGMISAGPSHVTAMNIPIPFNLVMPPMPPPGYFGQANGPAAGRGAPKGKTGRGGRQKNRFGIPGTSQSNLPNSQASQDVVSQPFSQGPLTQGYISMSQPSQMSQPGLSQPELSQDSYLGDEFKSQIDVALSQDSTYQGERAYQHGGVTGLSQY, via the exons ATGAGCGTGGAGGCGTACGGCCCCAGCTCGCAGACCCTCACCTTCCTGGACACCGAGGAGGCCGAACTGCTCGGCGCGGACACGCAGGGCTCCGAGTTCGAGTTCACCGACTTCACCCTCCCCAGCCAGACCCAGACCCCGCCCGGGCCCGGCCAGGCGGGGCCGGCTCAGGGCCAGGGGCCTCCCGGTGCGGGGCAGGGAGCTCCGGGCCCGCTGGAAGCGCAG GTGAATGGTCCTGATGGGATCTTGCAGAACGGAGCTGTGGATGAGAATGTGGCCAAGAccagccagctcctggcagagctcaactttgaggaggatgaggaggacaCTTATTACACCAAGGATCTGCCTGTGCATGCCTGCAg TTACTGTGGGATCCACGACCCTGCCTGTGTGGTTTACTGCAACACCAGCAAGAAATGGTTCTGCAACGGCCGTGGAAACACCTCTGGCAG CCACATCGTGAACCACCTGGTGAGAGCCAAGTGCAAGGAGGTGACCCTGCACAAGGATGGACCTTTGGGAGAGACAGTCCTGGAGTGCTACAACTGCGGCTGCCGCAACGTCTTCCTGCTGGGCTTCATCCCTGCCAAGGCTGACTCCGTGGTGGTTCTGCTGTGCAG GCAGCCGTGTGCCAGCCAGAGCAGCTTGAAGGACATCAACTGGGACAGTTCCCAGTGGCAGCCCCTGATCCAGGACCGCTGCTTCCTCTCCTGGCTGGTGAAGATTCCCtcggagcaggagcagctccggGCCCGGCAGATCACAGCCCAGCAGATCAACAAACTGGAGGAGCTCTGGAAG GAAAATCCATCTGCAACTCTGGAGGACTTGGAAAAACCTGGTGTTGATGAGGAACCTCAACATGTCCTGCTTAGATATGAAGATGCTTATCAATACCAAAATATATTTGGTCCTCTGGTCAAGCTTGAGGCAGATTATGACAAGAAACTCAAGGAATCTCAG ACCCAAGATAACATCACAGTCAGGTGGGACCTGGGCTTGAACAAGAAGAGAATTGCTTATTTTACTTTGCCAAAGACTGATTCAG ACATGCGCCTCATGCAAGGAGATGAGATCTGCCTGAGGTACAAGGGAGACCTGGCCCCACTCTGGAAAGGAATTGGGCACGTGATCAAAGTTCCTGATA ATTATGGTGATGAGATTGCCATCGAGCTGAGGAGCAGCGTGGGAGCTCCCGTGGAGGTCACCCACAACTTCCAGGTGGATTTTGTGTGGAAGTCAACTTCCTTTGACAG GATGCAGAGTGCTCTGAAAACATTTGCAGTGGACGAGACCTCAGTGTCTGGGTACATTTACCACAAACTGCTGGGCCATGAGGTGGAAGATGTCATCATCAAATGCCAGCTGCCAAAACGTTTCACAGCCCAGGGACTCCCTGATCTCAACCACTCTCAG gtttatGCTGTCAAGACCGTCCTGCAGCGTCCTCTGAGCCTTATCCAGGGTccccctggcactgggaaaacAGTGACATCAGCCACCATTGTGTATCACCTGGCCAGGCAGGGCAATGG ACCTGTGCTGGTGTGTGCCCCCAGCAACATCGCCGTGGACCAGCTGACAGAGAAGATCCACCAGACTGGCCTCAAGGTGGTTCGTCTGTGTGCCAAGAGCCGTGAGGCCATCGACTCCCCCGTGTCCTTCCTGGCACTGCACAACCAGATCAGGAACATGGACAG catgCCAGAGCttcagaagctgcagcagctcaagGATGAGACTGGAGAACTTTCCTCTGCTGATGAGAAGCGTTACCGGGCGCTGAAACGCACGGCGGAGAGGGAGCTGCTCATG aaTGCAGATGTGATCTGCTGCACgtgtgtgggagctggagaccCCCGGCTGGCCAAGATGCAGTTCCGCTCCATCCTCATCGACGAGAGCACGCAGGCCACCGAGCCCGAGTGCATGGTGCCCGTGGTCCTGGGGGCCAAGCAG CTGATCCTGGTGGGTGACCACTGCCAGCTGGGGCCCGTGGTGATGTGCAAGAAGGCAGCCAAGGCTGGGCTGTCGCAGTCGCTGTTTGAGAggctggtggtgctgggcaTCCGGCCCATCCGGCTGCAGGTGCAGTACCGCATGCACCCCGCCCTGAGCGCCTTCCCCTCCAACATCTTCTACGAGGGCTCCCTGCAGAACGGGGTCACGGCAG CTGACAGGGTGAAGAAAGGATTTGATTTCCAGTGGCCCCAGCCTGACAAACCCATGTTCTTCTACGTGacccaggggcaggaggagatTGCCAGCTCAGGCACCTCTTACCTCAACAG GACTGAAGCTGCCAACGTGGAGAAGATCACCACGAAGCTGCTGAAGGCGGGGGCCAAGCCTGACCAGATTGGGATCATCACGCCGTACGAGGGCCAGCGCTCGTACCTGGTGCAGTACATGCAGTTCAGTGGCTCCCTGCACACCAAGCTCTACCAG GAAGTGGAAATTGCGAGTGTGGATGCTTtccagggcagggagaaggaTTTCATCATCCTGTCCTGTGTCAGGGCCAATGAACACCAGGGCATTGGCTTCCTCAACGACCCCAGGAGGCTCAACGTGGCCCTGACGAGAGCCAG GTACGGGGTGATCATTGTGGGGAACCCCaaagctctgtccaagcagccCCTCTGGAATCACCTCCTGAATTACTACAAGGAGCAGAAGGTGCTGGTGGAGGGACCCCTGAACAACCTGAGGGAGAGCCTGATGCAGTTCAGCAAACCCCGCAAGCTCGTCAACACCATCAACCCC GGTGCCCGTTTCATGACCACTGCCATGTATGATGCACGTGAGGCCATCATCCCTGGCTCTGTCTACGACCGCAGCAGCCAAG ggcGTCCATCCAACATGTATTTCCAAACCCACGACCAGATTGGGATGATCAGTGCTGGTCCCAGCCACGTCACTGCCATGAACATTCCCATCCCCTTCAACCTCGTCATGCCCCCCATGCCACCCCCGGGGTACTTCGGCCAAGCCAACGGCCCTGCTGCAg GCCGTGGAGCTCCCAAAGGGAAGACCGGCCGCGGCGGGCGGCAGAAAAATCGATTTGGGATTCCTGGCACGAGCCAGTCCAACCTCCCCAACAGCCAGGCCAGCCAGGACGTGGTGTCCCAGCCCTTCTCGCAGGGCCCCCTGACCCAGGGCTACATCTCCATGAGCCAGCCCTCCCAGATGAGCCAGCCCGGGCTCTCCCAGCCCGAATTATCCCAG gACAGTTACCTTGGTGATGAGTTTAAATCCCAGATTGACGTGGCGCTGTCACAGGACTCAACTTACCAGGGAGAACGAGCTTATCAACATGGTGGAGTGACAGGGCTGTCACAGTATTAG